The window TGGGGGTCGTGCTGTGAGCGCGCCGCTGGTCGTCGTCTCCGCCGGCACGTACCACCTGCCCTTCGACCGGCTCTCGCAGTGGGTGGAGGAGTGGCTGCACCGGAACCCCGGCGTGCGCCTCGTGATGCAGCACGGCCCGTCCGCTCCGGTCGACGGCGCCGAGAACGTCGAGATCCTGCCCTACACCGAACTCCTGACGCTGTGCCGGGAGGCCGACGCGGTCGTGCTCCAGGGCGGCGCCGGCGGCGTGATGGACATGCGTGCCCTCGGCATCGTGCCGATCGTCGTGCCGCGCGTGCCCGGAGACGGCGAGGTGGTCGACGATCACCAGCTCGTGTTCAGCGCGGAGATGGCCGAGCTCGGGATCATCCGGCGCGCCCTGTCCTCCGCTGAACTCGCCGCCCAGCTCGACCGCGCGCTCTCCGGCGGCGCGGAAGCCCCCGGGACGATCGCCACGCCGGGGGCGGACACCGTGCGCGCCCTGCTCGAGCAGCCGGTCCGCCGCGCGCCGTGGTTCGCCTTCGTCCCGCGCCTGTTCCGCAGCGGGGCTGCGATCATCGCGACCAAGCTGCGGCGCTGACGCTCGGGCGCCGGACTCCCGTCAGGCCCAGCGGCCGAGGAACGGGATCCGGCGCCACAGCGTCTCGATGTGCAGGGCGTGCCGGAACAGCCACAGCACGGCGGCGTACACCGCGCACAGCACGACACCGGCCACCAGCAGCACGAGCAGACTCGACCCCGCGAACCACGTGAACAGGAGTCCGCCCCCGCCGAAGATCAAGACGGGCGGCAGCATCGGCACGAGCAGCTTCGAGGGCTGCAGGTCCACATGCATCAGGCGGTGCACCTGCACGGCGGCGATGAGGTTGTCGGCCAGCATCACGATGACCCAGGTGATCGCGGCACCCCAGACCCCCAGGAGCGGCACGAGGGCGAGGTTGCCTCCGATGCTCACAGCCAGCGCGATCGCCTTGTTGTACATCTGCCACGTGCTCTTCCCGCCCTGCAGGAGGATGCTCTGCAGCATGCCGCACGCGGTCTGGAACATCATCGCCAGAGCCAGCAGCACCATGGGACCCCAGCCGGAGCGGAACTCCGAGCCGAAGATACCGAGGACCGCGGGACCCATCGAGATGAGCAGCATGTAGAACGGCCAGTTCATCAGGATCATCGCCCGCACGACCTTGGTGTGCAGCCGTGTGGACTCGGCGTAGTTCTCGCGGGCAAGGAGAGCGGAGATCGTCGGGGACACCGCCACGCGCATCGCCTTGTCGACCACGCCGCCCGCGCGCACGGCACGGGTGATGACCGCGTACACGCCCGCGGCGGAGGGCGAGGCGAGGGCGGCGATGATGAGCACGTCCGACCACTCGAGCGCGGTCTCCAGGCCAGAGCTCACCGTGCGCGGGGCGTTGAACCGCCAGAACTCGCCCATCGTGGGTCGCGTGCCCGGCGTGCTCTCCCGGCGACGGCGGAAGTCGCGCACGAACGGCGCCGCGATCACCACGAGCGTCACGACCAGCCAGAACGGCTGCGGCAGCAGCCACGCCTCGAACGCTCCCCACGCGCCGACCCCGGCGACCGAGACCGCGAGCAGCACGGTCAGCAGCCGGCTGGCCGGGAGCAGGATGCTCTGCAGCAGCGTGAAGGCAGTGACGCCCCGAAGCATGCGCGCCGCGATCTGCAGGACGCCGATCAGAGCGCCCACCACGACATACGGCACCATCGCACGCATCAGATCGGCCATCGCCGCTGCGTCGCGCGGCGCGGCCAGCCACTCTCCGAGCGCATCCGCCAGCAGCCAGATCGCGAGCGATACGAGACCGGAAACCACCGCGACCGGGCCGACCGCGAACATCACGATGCGCCACTCCGCCCCGGCGCGGTGGAAGGCGCGCTGCTCGGCGATGAAGCGGACGATGCCGCTGTTGGTCCCGAGCCGGAGCACCTGGGTGAGGATCGTGAAGATCCCCATGGCCTGGAAGAACAGACCGGTCCCGTCGGCACCGAGGGTGTTACCGACGATCGCGGTGAGCAGCAGGGCGGCGAGGGCGGCGAAAGCGGAGCCGAACAGGCTGATCAGACCACTCTTCGCCAGCCCCTCACTCTTCATTCGCCGCCTTCGCGAACGGCGTCGGCTGTGGTGTCCAGTACGAGGACTTGCCGAGATACTTCTCCCGCAGCAGCACCGCGAGGGCGATGCCGACGAACACCAGCTGCCTGTCCAGGCCGTAGAAGATCGACAGACCGACCGCCACGACCACACTGGCGTGGATCCACACCGCCGACAGGTTCGGCGCGTCGAACGTGCGCACCGCGCCCATCACGATCATCCCGAGGAACAGGACGAGGCCGACCAGCCCGAAGCAGAACATGGCGTTCCAGATCGCGCCCTGCGTGCCGACGTAGATCTCGCTCCAGGTGCTCGGTCGTGGAGCCCCCCACCCGATGACCGGCGATTGCAGCGTCCGCTCCCAGGTCTCGGCGTAGAGATTGCCGCGCCCCTCGGTCGTGTCGACCGTCTCCTGGCGGGCCACGATGCCGTCGAGGAACCCGGAGAGGAAGAGGATGACGGCCGCGGCGATACCCAGCACCGTGACCCAGAAGAAGGCGAGGAAGCGTCCGCGGATCAGCAGGCAGAACAGGACGTAGACGATCGCGCCCGCGATGCCGAGGAACAGGCCGCGGTTCGTGGTCGCGATCGCCGGCGGGATCGCCGCGACGAGGGCGATCACCAGGAACCACATGGCGCGCGCCGTGCGGTGGCCGATCGCCGTGCCGATCGCGATGGGGGTGAGCACCGCCATCGCCGCTCCCCAGCCGTTCGTGTACGAGAACGGTGCCGACGGGCGGACGAACGGCTCGGCAGCTCCCCACGGCGTCTGGATCTCGGCGAGGGTCGGGAACACGAGCTCCGACACGTAGTCGTTGCTCGAGATCGCGTCCGGCAGCAGCCGACCGATCGTCATGGTCAGCTGCACCTCGGGGAACAGCATCCCCAGGTAGCCACCCACGATGACGAACAGCCAGATGAAGGTCAGCCCGTTGAAGATGCGCTTGGGCGTGAGCGAGCTGCGCGCGTTGACGATGTAGACCATGATGATCGCCAGCGCGAGGAACTGGCTGATGCGTACGCCGAGGCCGACGCCGCGACCGAGCTGATCGATCATGAGCGCCGAGGGGATCATCCACAGCACGAACCCGATCCACGGCAGGATGCCGGGGACGATGAGGATGCGCCGCCGCATGATCAGCAGCGCCACCATGGGCACCGCCATGATCACCGACGCGAAGGGCAGCATCCCGAGGAGCCAGAACAGCGGGTAGCCCCACAGCACGGTCAGCACCGGCCAGGCGGGCAGCGATCTCGGCTCGACCTCCAGGCTGGGGTCTTGACCGGTCGCTGCGATCAGCGAACGGCTCGGTGAAGAGATGAGTGCCATGCGGATGCGTCCAGGTTCAGAGTGCGGTCAGCTGCGTGTACTTGCGGCGGAGCGAGCCGGCGAAGATCAGCACGTGCCAGACGAACAGTGCGGTGTAGAGCACCGCGAACGCGAACGGCAGTCCGATGAACGCCAGGACGACATACGTCGTGGAGGGATCCTGAGGCTGCTTGACGAACGACTCCAGGATGCCACGGCGTCCGTCGTCCGGGGAAGGGGGAGTCTTGGGGAGGAGCTTCTCGGCGAGGAGCTGGGAGAGGAACCAGCCGGACACGAGCACCGAGAACAGGCCGGCGACCAGCACCAACCACGGCCACGCGTCCGTGCGGAGCAGGTGCACCGCGACGGCGATGTGCACGAGCGGGGCCCGCACACCGTCGACCACATGATCGAGCCATTCGCCGGCGGGGCCGCC of the Microbacterium sufflavum genome contains:
- a CDS encoding glycosyltransferase, with amino-acid sequence MSAPLVVVSAGTYHLPFDRLSQWVEEWLHRNPGVRLVMQHGPSAPVDGAENVEILPYTELLTLCREADAVVLQGGAGGVMDMRALGIVPIVVPRVPGDGEVVDDHQLVFSAEMAELGIIRRALSSAELAAQLDRALSGGAEAPGTIATPGADTVRALLEQPVRRAPWFAFVPRLFRSGAAIIATKLRR
- a CDS encoding lipopolysaccharide biosynthesis protein; this encodes MKSEGLAKSGLISLFGSAFAALAALLLTAIVGNTLGADGTGLFFQAMGIFTILTQVLRLGTNSGIVRFIAEQRAFHRAGAEWRIVMFAVGPVAVVSGLVSLAIWLLADALGEWLAAPRDAAAMADLMRAMVPYVVVGALIGVLQIAARMLRGVTAFTLLQSILLPASRLLTVLLAVSVAGVGAWGAFEAWLLPQPFWLVVTLVVIAAPFVRDFRRRRESTPGTRPTMGEFWRFNAPRTVSSGLETALEWSDVLIIAALASPSAAGVYAVITRAVRAGGVVDKAMRVAVSPTISALLARENYAESTRLHTKVVRAMILMNWPFYMLLISMGPAVLGIFGSEFRSGWGPMVLLALAMMFQTACGMLQSILLQGGKSTWQMYNKAIALAVSIGGNLALVPLLGVWGAAITWVIVMLADNLIAAVQVHRLMHVDLQPSKLLVPMLPPVLIFGGGGLLFTWFAGSSLLVLLVAGVVLCAVYAAVLWLFRHALHIETLWRRIPFLGRWA
- a CDS encoding O-antigen ligase family protein, with the protein product MALISSPSRSLIAATGQDPSLEVEPRSLPAWPVLTVLWGYPLFWLLGMLPFASVIMAVPMVALLIMRRRILIVPGILPWIGFVLWMIPSALMIDQLGRGVGLGVRISQFLALAIIMVYIVNARSSLTPKRIFNGLTFIWLFVIVGGYLGMLFPEVQLTMTIGRLLPDAISSNDYVSELVFPTLAEIQTPWGAAEPFVRPSAPFSYTNGWGAAMAVLTPIAIGTAIGHRTARAMWFLVIALVAAIPPAIATTNRGLFLGIAGAIVYVLFCLLIRGRFLAFFWVTVLGIAAAVILFLSGFLDGIVARQETVDTTEGRGNLYAETWERTLQSPVIGWGAPRPSTWSEIYVGTQGAIWNAMFCFGLVGLVLFLGMIVMGAVRTFDAPNLSAVWIHASVVVAVGLSIFYGLDRQLVFVGIALAVLLREKYLGKSSYWTPQPTPFAKAANEE
- a CDS encoding CDP-alcohol phosphatidyltransferase family protein, with protein sequence MTKISYAEARRALASAQKAGAGVPAYLRWINRPLGGRAAVVAATWGASPNGVTAVSALFGLAAVVVLAGVTAWWAGPLAAVLLLIGYILDSADGQLARIQKRGGPAGEWLDHVVDGVRAPLVHIAVAVHLLRTDAWPWLVLVAGLFSVLVSGWFLSQLLAEKLLPKTPPSPDDGRRGILESFVKQPQDPSTTYVVLAFIGLPFAFAVLYTALFVWHVLIFAGSLRRKYTQLTAL